A region from the Aegilops tauschii subsp. strangulata cultivar AL8/78 chromosome 5, Aet v6.0, whole genome shotgun sequence genome encodes:
- the LOC109744815 gene encoding subtilisin-like protease SBT1.7, with the protein MASMVSILLRCSLLVLLLVQSTHSSVTPKAKNAIAEEHKPALPSSSNTYIVLTNHLAKPSKFDTLEHWYASMVGKNSSRIQYTYGTVMHGFAARLTDGEAQRMATVPGVSRVYKDRLYHTQTTRSPWFMGLHDDFGAWPDAEFGDGVIIGFVDTGIWPERASFSDTGLGPVRSTWRGKCVDAPGFNASLCNNKLVGAKSFTDSSPRDIDGHGTHVASTAAGSEVPSADLFKFAGGRASGVARMARIAMYKACIRGGCSLSAITAAVDAAVSDGVDLISMSIGGPVEAFYDDLVTVATFGAERRGVFVVMSGGNYGPNASSITNVAPWMTTVGAATTDRVFPATLRLGNGVVLTGQSLYNIPFSQGAGTIPLVSSDCGKYGDLTPDKFMGKVVVCSKGVGAWAGFDVERAGGAGMISADSRTRFGDAVKAQPFNLPGLQLSSTGVKKLADYMSSVAYPVASFNFTCNTVTGENRAPMVAGFSSRGPNPIVPEILKPDVIAPGVNILAAWSGAASPSGSNMDPRRVEYNILSGTSMACPHVAGVAALIKKRHGDWTPAMIRSALMTTAGPLDKNGRDIVDSGSAVGAAVMGATPLAAGAGFVLPRLAMDPGLVYDAGTQDYVDFLCTLNYTVEQMRMFVPELSKCARTIPGGVANLNYPSFVVVFDGRTRVRTLTRTVTLVSTRPESYNVTVAAPDGVKVTVTPATLEFRWPKEKRSYSVQFSSEAGAKVRPAGTWDFGHIAWENRKHRVRSPVAFKWDN; encoded by the coding sequence ATGGCTTCCATGGTCTCCATCCTCTTGCGCTGCTCACTCCTAGTTCTCCTCCTTGTCCAGTCCACACACTCCTCCGTCACCCCGAAGGCCAAGAACGCCATTGCCGAGGAGCACAAGCCGGCTCTTCCTTCCAGCTCGAACACCTACATCGTCCTCACCAACCACCTCGCCAAGCCGTCCAAGTTCGACACCCTCGAGCACTGGTACGCGTCCATGGTGGGCAAGAACTCCAGCCGCATCCAGTACACCTACGGCACCGTCATGCACGGTTTTGCGGCTCGTCTCACCGACGGCGAGGCCCAGCGCATGGCGACCGTCCCCGGCGTGTCCCGCGTGTACAAGGACAGGCTGTACCACACCCAGACCACGAGGTCGCCGTGGTTCATGGGCCTCCACGACGACTTCGGCGCGTGGCCGGACGCCGAGTTCGGCGACGGCGTCATCATCGGCTTCGTAGACACTGGCATCTGGCCGGAGCGCGCCAGCTTCAGCGACACCGGGCTCGGCCCCGTCAGGTCCACCTGGAGGGGCAAGTGCGTGGACGCCCCGGGATTCAACGCCAGCTTGTGCAACAACAAGCTCGTCGGCGCCAAGTCCTTCACCGATTCGAGTCCGAGGGACATCGATGGGCACGGAACGCACGTGGCGTCAACGGCTGCAGGCTCCGAGGTTCCCTCGGCCGATCTCTTCAAGTTCGCGGGCGGTAGAGCGAGCGGCGTGGCGCGCATGGCGAGGATCGCCATGTACAAGGCGTGCATCCGGGGCGGATGCTCCTTGTCGGCCATTACCGCGGCGGTCGATGCCGCGGTGAGCGACGGCGTGGACCTCATCTCCATGTCCATCGGAGGGCCCGTGGAAGCCTTCTACGACGACCTCGTCACCGTCGCCACGTTCGGCGCTGAGCGCAGAGGCGTCTTCGTCGTCATGTCGGGCGGCAACTACGGCCCGAATGCGTCAAGCATAACCAACGTGGCCCCGTGGATGACGACCGTCGGCGCCGCCACCACGGACCGGGTGTTCCCGGCGACACTCAGGCTCGGGAACGGGGTGGTGCTCACCGGGCAGTCCCTCTACAACATCCCGTTCTCCCAGGGCGCGGGCACGATCCCGCTAGTGAGCAGCGACTGCGGCAAGTACGGCGACCTGACGCCCGACAAGTTCATGGGCAAGGTCGTGGTGTGCTCCAAGGGTGTAGGAGCTTGGGCCGGCTTTGACGTGGAGAGAGCCGGCGGTGccgggatgatttccgccgataGTAGGACACGGTTCGGGGACGCGGTGAAGGCCCAACCCTTCAACCTTCCCGGTCTCCAGCTCAGCTCCACCGgcgtcaagaagctggccgattACATGTCGTCCGTGGCGTACCCGGTGGCGtccttcaacttcacctgcaacacGGTCACCGGCGAGAACCGGGCGCCGATGGTGGCGGGCTTCTCCTCGCGGGGCCCCAACCCGATTGTCCCCGAGATCCTGAAGCCGGACGTCATCGCGCCGGGAGTGAACATCCTCGCCGCCTGGTCTGGTGCCGCCTCGCCATCTGGCTCCAACATGGACCCGCGGAGAGTGGAGTACAACATTCTCTCGGGGACGTCGATGGCGTGCCCGCACGTGGCCGGCGTGGCGGCCCTGATCAAGAAGCGGCACGGCGACTGGACGCCGGCCATGATCCGTTCGGCGCTGATGACGACCGCAGGCCCGCTCGACAAGAACGGCAGGGACATCGTGGACAGCGGCAGTGCCGTCGGCGCCGCCGTCATGGGTGCGACGCCGCTGGCGGCCGGGGCCGGGTTCGTGCTCCCGCGGCTCGCCATGGACCCGGGCCTGGTGTACGACGCCGGCACGCAGGACTACGTCGACTTCCTCTGCACCCTCAACTACACGGTGGAGCAGATGCGGATGTTCGTGCCGGAGCTGAGCAAGTGCGCGAGGACGATCCCCGGCGGCGTGGCCAACCTCAACTACCCGTCGTTCGTGGTGGTGTTCGACGGCCGCACCCGCGTCCGCACGCTGACGCGGACGGTGACCTTGGTGTCGACGCGCCCCGAGAGCTACAACGTGACGGTCGCCGCGCCCGACGGGGTGAAGGTGACCGTGACGCCGGCGACGCTGGAGTTCAGGTGGCCGAAGGAGAAGAGGAGCTACAGCGTGCAGTTCAGCAGCGAGGCGGGAGCGAAGGTGAGGCCGGCCGGCACGTGGGACTTCGGCCATATCGCCTGGGAGAACAGGAAGCACCGGGTCAGGAGCCCCGTCGCCTTCAAATGGGACAACTGA